A section of the Deinococcus radiopugnans ATCC 19172 genome encodes:
- a CDS encoding NAD-dependent epimerase/dehydratase family protein, with amino-acid sequence MTASGTVFVTGATGFIGSRLIPRLLQRGHTVRALVRRPEHAGHLRALGVQLHPGDVTRPDGLAEGMHGADWLLHLANHYSLHERDEGIYTRVNVEGNRHVMQAALDAGVAKVVHVSSGVSYGVSPDQPLREDSRVGPHPNAYWRTKHAGDEVIQAFGVQGLPVVTVYPGAVVGAGDPNATGQWIRRLVRQRQVLWAFEGSGFTFVHVDDVAESIVRAAERENNAGERYLIGREYLTNRAFVELVAELSGRPRPPVLLPDRLAHTSAAFLGHLEQWTGLPPLLGFTGNSARHLAAGFRFGSHKAENELGLRYMPVRQAIAEDIATFFPGR; translated from the coding sequence ATGACTGCATCCGGAACCGTTTTTGTCACCGGGGCCACCGGCTTTATCGGTTCCCGGCTCATTCCCCGCCTGCTGCAGCGGGGGCACACGGTCAGGGCGCTGGTGCGCCGCCCGGAGCACGCCGGCCACCTCAGGGCGCTGGGGGTCCAGCTGCACCCTGGTGACGTCACCCGCCCTGACGGACTGGCAGAGGGCATGCACGGCGCTGACTGGCTGCTGCACCTCGCCAACCACTACTCGCTGCACGAACGGGATGAGGGCATCTACACCCGCGTCAACGTCGAGGGCAACCGCCACGTGATGCAGGCTGCCCTCGATGCCGGCGTCGCCAAGGTGGTCCACGTCAGCTCGGGGGTGAGTTACGGGGTCTCCCCCGATCAGCCGCTGCGCGAGGACAGCCGGGTGGGACCCCACCCGAACGCCTACTGGCGCACCAAACACGCTGGAGATGAGGTGATTCAGGCGTTTGGGGTCCAGGGACTGCCTGTGGTGACGGTGTACCCTGGCGCCGTGGTCGGTGCAGGTGATCCCAATGCCACGGGGCAGTGGATCCGTCGGCTGGTGCGGCAACGTCAGGTGCTGTGGGCGTTTGAGGGGAGCGGCTTTACCTTCGTGCATGTCGACGACGTGGCCGAGTCGATCGTGCGCGCCGCCGAGCGGGAGAACAACGCGGGCGAGCGGTACCTGATTGGCCGGGAATACCTGACCAATCGGGCGTTTGTGGAGCTGGTGGCTGAACTGTCGGGCCGGCCCCGGCCGCCCGTCTTGTTGCCGGATCGCCTCGCCCACACCAGCGCGGCCTTTCTGGGACACCTGGAGCAGTGGACGGGCCTGCCCCCCCTGCTGGGCTTCACTGGGAACAGTGCGCGGCACCTGGCGGCGGGGTTTCGGTTCGGCAGCCACAAGGCGGAGAACGAGCTGGGCCTGAGGTACATGCCGGTCCGTCAGGCCATCGCCGAGGACATCGCCACGTTTTTCCCTGGGAGGTGA